A genomic region of Candidatus Pseudomonas phytovorans contains the following coding sequences:
- the mupP gene encoding N-acetylmuramic acid 6-phosphate phosphatase MupP: MRLRAVLFDMDGTLLDTAPDFIAICQAMLAERGLPAIDDQRIRDVISGGARAMVAATFAMDPDAEGFEALRLEFLERYQRDCAVHSKLYDGMAELLADIEKGNLLWGVVTNKPVRFAEPIMQQLGLAERSALLICPDHVKNSKPDPEPLILACKTLNLDPASVLFVGDDLRDIESGRDAGTRTAAVRYGYIHPEDNPNNWGADVVVDHPLELRKVIDSALCGC, from the coding sequence ATGCGTTTGCGAGCAGTACTCTTCGACATGGACGGCACCTTGCTCGACACGGCGCCGGACTTCATCGCCATCTGCCAGGCCATGCTCGCCGAACGCGGCCTGCCGGCCATCGACGACCAGCGTATCCGTGACGTGATTTCCGGTGGCGCACGCGCCATGGTCGCCGCCACCTTCGCCATGGACCCGGACGCCGAAGGCTTCGAGGCCCTGCGCCTGGAGTTTCTTGAGCGCTACCAGCGCGACTGCGCGGTGCACAGCAAGCTGTACGACGGCATGGCCGAGCTGCTGGCCGACATCGAGAAAGGCAACCTGCTGTGGGGCGTGGTCACCAACAAGCCGGTGCGCTTCGCCGAGCCGATCATGCAGCAGCTGGGCCTGGCCGAGCGCTCGGCACTGCTGATCTGCCCGGACCACGTGAAGAACAGCAAGCCTGACCCCGAGCCGCTGATCCTGGCCTGCAAAACCCTGAACCTGGACCCGGCCAGCGTGCTGTTCGTCGGCGACGACCTGCGCGACATCGAGTCTGGCCGCGACGCCGGCACCCGTACGGCAGCCGTGCGCTACGGCTATATTCACCCAGAGGACAACCCCAACAACTGGGGCGCCGACGTGGTGGTGGACCACCCGCTGGAACTGCGCAAGGTTATCGACAGCGCGCTGTGTGGCTGCTGA
- a CDS encoding YciK family oxidoreductase, with protein MFDYTARPDLLQGRVILVTGAGRGIGAAAAKAYAALGATVLLLGKTEANLNEVYDQIEAAGHPQPVVIPFNLETALPHQYDELAVMIEDQFGRLDGLLNNASIIGPRTPLEQLSGDNFMRVMHVNVDATFMLTSTLLPLLKLSEDASVVFTSSSVGRKGRAYWGAYGVSKFATEGLMQTLADELEGVAPVRSNSINPGATRTAMRAQAYPSENPQANPLPEEIMPVYVYLMGPDSKAVNGQALNAQ; from the coding sequence ATGTTCGACTACACCGCCCGCCCCGACCTGCTGCAAGGCCGGGTCATCCTGGTTACCGGCGCCGGCCGCGGCATTGGTGCCGCTGCCGCCAAGGCTTACGCTGCGCTGGGCGCCACCGTACTGCTGCTGGGCAAGACCGAAGCCAACCTGAACGAGGTCTACGACCAGATCGAAGCCGCCGGGCACCCGCAACCGGTGGTCATCCCGTTCAACCTGGAAACGGCCCTGCCCCACCAGTACGACGAGTTGGCCGTGATGATCGAAGACCAGTTCGGCCGCCTGGACGGCCTGCTGAACAACGCCTCGATCATTGGCCCGCGCACGCCGCTGGAACAGTTGTCGGGCGACAACTTCATGCGCGTGATGCACGTCAACGTTGATGCCACCTTCATGCTCACCAGCACACTGTTGCCACTGCTAAAGCTCTCGGAAGACGCTTCTGTGGTGTTCACCAGCAGCAGCGTCGGGCGCAAGGGCCGGGCCTACTGGGGCGCCTATGGCGTGTCCAAGTTCGCCACCGAGGGCCTGATGCAGACCCTGGCTGACGAGCTGGAAGGCGTGGCGCCGGTGCGCTCCAACAGCATCAACCCGGGCGCAACACGTACGGCGATGCGGGCCCAGGCTTACCCTAGCGAAAACCCGCAGGCCAACCCATTGCCGGAGGAGATCATGCCGGTGTATGTGTACCTGATGGGGCCGGACAGCAAGGCGGTAAACGGACAGGCGCTCAACGCCCAGTAA